The DNA region GTCCTCACCGGCACCGCGGCGGCGCATTATGCAGGCCCCGGCATCATGCTCTCCTTCATCGTCGGCGGCATCGCCTGTGCCTTCGTCGGCCTGTGCTACGCCGAACTCGCTGCGCTGTTGCCGGTGTCCGGCAGCACCTACACCTACACCTATGCGACGCTGGGCGAACTCGTCGCCTGGGTCATCGGCTGGGACCTGATCCTCGAATACGCGATGGGCGCCTCCACCGTCGCGGTCGGCTGGTCGGGCTACATCGTCTCGCTGCTGCATAATTTCGGCATCAACATTCCCCCGCAATTTGCCGCCGCGCCGTGGACCGAGACCAAGCTGCCTGACGGCACGACCGTGGCCGGGGTCATCAATCTGCCCGCCGCGCTCATCGTGCTGGCCCTCACGGCCATGCTGATCGGCGGCACCAAGGAATCGGCCCGGCTCAACAACATCATGGTCGGCATCAAGCTCGTCGTCGTGTGCGCCTTCATCCTGCTCGGCGTCGGCTACGTCACGCCGGCGAACTGGCACCCGTTCGTCCCCGACAATACCGGCACCTTCGGTCAGTTCGGCTGGAGCGGCGTGATGCGCGGCGCGTCGGTCGTGTTCTTTGCGTTCATCGGCTTCGACGCCGTCTCGACCGCGGCACAGGAGGCCAAGAATCCGCAGACCGACATGCCGATCGGCATCCTCGGCTCGCTGTTGATCTGCACCATCCTTTATGTCGCGGTCGCCGGCGTGCTCACCGGCCTCGTGCCCTACACCGAGCTCGGCGTGCCCGATCCGATCGCCAAGGGCGTCGACGTCATCGGGCTGACCTGGTTCTCGGTGCTGATCAAGATCGGCGCGCTTGCCGGCCTCACCACGGTGATCCTGGTGCTGCTCTATGGCCAGAGCCGGATCTTCTTCCAGATCGCCAAGGACGGCCTGCTGCCCAAGATGTTCTCCGACGTGCATCCCTCGCTCGGGACGCCGCACAAGAGCCAGCTGCTGATCGGGATCGTGGTGGCCGTGGTCGCGGCGCTGACCCCGATCGACATATTGGGCGAGATGGTCTCGATCGGCACGTTGTTCGCGTTCGTGCTGGTCTGCGGCGCGGTGATCTATCTGCGCAAGAGCGATGCGGATATCGCCCGT from Bradyrhizobium genosp. L includes:
- a CDS encoding amino acid permease; its protein translation is MTDLGLMTRKSVATIIAEAGEHTLGKTLGALSITALGIGCIIGAGIFVLTGTAAAHYAGPGIMLSFIVGGIACAFVGLCYAELAALLPVSGSTYTYTYATLGELVAWVIGWDLILEYAMGASTVAVGWSGYIVSLLHNFGINIPPQFAAAPWTETKLPDGTTVAGVINLPAALIVLALTAMLIGGTKESARLNNIMVGIKLVVVCAFILLGVGYVTPANWHPFVPDNTGTFGQFGWSGVMRGASVVFFAFIGFDAVSTAAQEAKNPQTDMPIGILGSLLICTILYVAVAGVLTGLVPYTELGVPDPIAKGVDVIGLTWFSVLIKIGALAGLTTVILVLLYGQSRIFFQIAKDGLLPKMFSDVHPSLGTPHKSQLLIGIVVAVVAALTPIDILGEMVSIGTLFAFVLVCGAVIYLRKSDADIARPFKTPGVPVVPVLGMAFSLMLMVFLPLATWLRLIVWLVIGLALYFAYGRSHSVLLNGEASR